DNA sequence from the Halobacterium sp. DL1 genome:
CGGGTCGTTCCGGAGGATGGCGTCGAACGTGTCGATGATGACGGTGTCGGCCTGCCACATCTTCTCCGCCTCCATCAGCCGCTTCAGTAGCTGTTTCCGGTTCCCCTCGTCGTCCTCGTCCATGTCGGTCGTCCGGAGCGCGCTCTGTCCAGTGTCCACGTCGGCGTGGAAGAACAGCAGGTCCTCGTTCAGGAGGTGCTCCTCGACGTCGTAGCTCAGCGAGTGCATCTGGTCGATGAAACCGCGAACCGTCAGCTCCGTCGAGACCAGCGTCACGGAGTGGTCCTCCTCGCAGAAGCCGTGCGTGAACCGCTGGCTCATGGCGGACTTCCCCGCGCCGTAGTCGCCCTCGATGAGGACGATGCTGCCGCCGGGAATCCCACCGCCCAGCTCGTTGTTCAGTCGGTCGTGCGCGTCCAGGCCGAGGGAGTAGAGATTTCTCGTGCTCATGTAGTTCTGAACTCCAACACCTCCTCGTCACCGTGCACGATGACCACGATGCGGTGGTCGCCGCTTTCCAAGTCGACGCCCGTCGCGTTCACGCGAGCGACATTACCCGGGGTCCAGCTAGTTCCGTCGACGACCTCGACCGTCAGTCCGGTCTGGTACTGGCCGTCGACGATGAACTCCACGATGTCCGGGTCGGCCCCCAGGCTGTTCGACCCCGTGTTTTTCAGTAGCACCGTCAGGTTGTTGCTGCCGTCGTCGTAGATCGAGTCCGGGCTCCCTGCGTCGCTGATGATCTCGACGTCTGTCTGAATCTCCTTGCTCACGTCCACGCTCCTGTCGCCGAGAGCGTCGCTGAGCCGCTGGACGCCGTTCGTCATCGTGCCCGCGACGGACGCCGCTACCAGGATGCTCGCGATGAATATGATGAGCGTCGACGAGGACACGCTGGCCACTCAGACCACCCCCGTCGCAGTGACCCCGGTCGACGTCACGACCTTCACGCGAGAGGGTTCAGCACTCAAGTTCACCTCGATACTGTACGTCTCTCCCGGGAGCCACAGCGTCGTGTTCGACTGACCGTCGACGGTCCAGTTCTCGTAGCTGTCGCGGCTGTAGAACTCGCCGTCGACGAGCAGGTCGGTCTCGTTCACCGACAACGATGTAGCACCCTCGTTGGTCACGTTCACCGTCAGTATGTCGTCAGTGGAGTTGTACGTTGTGTTCGTGACGTTTACCTCGGTGTTACGTTGCTCGAGGACGCGCTCCCCGTGACCGGCGTCGGCGTCCTGCACCCGTTCGTAGCCGTTGTAGGCCGCCGAGTAGAGGATTCCGACGCTGACGAAAGCGGCGATGAACAGGATCGCCGCCGAGCCACTAACGCTGAATCCCATTCCTGTGGAGGTCCTCACAGCGGTCGACGATGGCACGCTCGATGTCGTCGCTGGCCAGCTCCTCGATGTAGTCCAGGCTCTTCAGGTGGTCGTCCATCGTCAGTTCCGTCGTCCCGAACTCCTCTCGGTAGAGGTAGTCCGAGTCCGTGAGCCCCTCCAGGTAGTCGAACAGCTGGTCCCGGACCGGCTCGCCGATCCAGCCGATCCGCTCGTAGTAGTTCAGCGTGCGCACCGTGTTCTTCGGGCCGAAGTCGGTGAGCAAGTAGTCCAGCCACTCGAGACAGATCACGTCCCCGAGGTAGCCCTTCGGTGGATCGACGAGGTGTGGCCCCTCGCCGCGCGTCCGCAGACCAAGCGCCGGGGCCTCCTCACTCGCTTCGTTCGGACCCGTGTCCGCCTCTGTCTCTCCGAACTCGAACCCATCCTCTTCGGCGTCGTCCTCGGCACCTGCCTCCGCTTCGAGGTCGGAGTCGTCGAACCCGAGGTCGGGCTTCTCGTCGGCCTCGATACCCTCGTCGTCGGGCGCTTCGCCCTCGGCCCAGTCGGCGTCTCCGGACTCGTACTCCTCCTTGAGTTCGTCGAAGGACGTCCCGTCACCGCTGCCGCCGTCGTCTGCTTCGCCCTCTTCTTCGTCGGCTTCGAAGTCGTCGAACCCGTCCATGTCACCAGTCTCCTCGTCCAGTTCCGCCTCGTCCTCGAACTTCCCGAACTCGTCCATCTCCTCGTCGTCCTCGAGATCCTCCATCCCGTCGTCTAAGGCGTCGTCCTCGAAGAAGTCGTCCGCGTCCGCGTCCGCGATGTCCGAGTCGAGGTCGTCGTCGGCCGTCTCTTCCGCTTCCTCCTCGTCGAACAGGCCGAAACTCTGTCCGGCAGCGTCACCGCCGCCGCCCATCGCGTCCGGATTCACGTCGTCGACGAACGGGTTGACGCCGCGAGTCACCATCTCGTAGATCTCGAGGAGTTTGCGGACGTTCTCCTCGACGTCCTCGACGCTCTCGGAGATCTGTTCGTTCTCGCTACGGACGGTGTTCGCCTTCGACGCGACGTTCGACACCTCGGTCTCGAGTTCCTCGATGCGGTGTTCGAGTTCGTTGACAGAGGAGTCCTGCATTCCCCCACCTCCACCGCCGTCGTCGTCCATATCGTCGAACGACCCGAACTCGTCGTCGAAATCGTCGTCCATTCCGAACTCCTCGTCACCCTCGGAGTCCCCCGACCCCTCGTCGTCATCGAGCCAACTGGCCATACCGACGGCCAGCGCCCCGAACTGCAGGAGAATGAGGGCAGTCGGGGTGAGGTGGATAAACTTCATCGGGATAATACACGAGAGTCCCGCGTAATTAATGTTCTCCCCCAGTTCTCAATTCGATGAATCGGATAGGGGGCGCTTATACAGCGAGTACGACCGCTACTCCATCGAGGCTAGACGGGCGATGAAGACGAGGCTCAGCACGTGGTCGGCCATTCCGAGGTCCGCGTGGGCTTCCTCGTCCGCCGGTCCCGCGAAGCCCCGGACGTGGTTGCGCAGTTTCTCGCTCGCTTCCTCGCCGACCCAGCCGATGTTCTCGTAGTAGTCGAGGGCCTGCAGCGAACGCTTGACGCCGCCCCGCTCGAGGAGGAACTCGAGCCACTCGAAGAGTGTAATCTCGGCGGCGTACTTCCCCGGCATGGTCTGCAGGTACGGGCGTTCGAGTCGGTCCTCGCTCGCACTCGACTGCATGAACAGGAGCTGCTTCAGCTGTCCCGACCGGACGGACTCGTCGGTCTCCTGTTCCTGTTCGGCGAGCCGTCGCTTCAGCTCGCGGATGTTCTCGTCGTCACCCTGCTGGGCGGCGGTGCGTAGTTCCTCCGGGTCGTACTCGCGTGGGTTGAGCGTCATTTGGTGTTCTCCTCCGTGTTAGTGAGCTGGTCGACGCGCTCGTTCAGTTCGCGAACTGCGCGCGACTGCTCCTGCGTGGCGCTGACGATTCGTTCGGACGCGTCCGCGGCGCCCTCGGCCTGGTCCTGGACCTCCTCGATGGTGACGATGACGTCCTCGACCGTCGAGGCCTGCTCGTCGTTCGCCCGAGCGACCTCCGTGATACCGGTCGCAGCCTCGTCGACGGCTTCGGCGATCTCTTCGAGCGCCGTCAGTGCGTCGTCTATCTCGTCGCCCGCGCGGTGAATCTGCTGGTGGGACTCCTCGACGGCGACCACCGTCTCGTTGGCCTGCTGCTGGACCTCCTCAATGCTCCCCGCGATTCGCTCCGTGTGCGAACGCGTCTCGTTGGCGAGCTCCTTCACCTCGTCTGCGACGACCTCGAAGCCACTACCTGCTTCGCCCGCGCGCGCCGCCTCGATGTTGGCGTTGAGGGCCAGCAGGTTCGTCTGGTCGGCCACCTCCGCGATGACCTCCACGACGTCCTCGATCTCGTCCATCTTCTCCTCGAGTTCGGAGACGCTGTCCACCAGGTCGTCGCTGATGTCGATGACCTCGTTCGTCGCCGTGCTCGCGCCCTTGCTCGCGTCGAGACCACTTTCGGCGGCGGTCTGTGCCTGCTCCGCGGCCGCGGCAACCTGGTCCGAGGACGCCGCGACCTCTTGCATGCTCGCCGAGAAGTTCTGCATCTCGCTGGCCGCGTCCGAGAGCATCTCGTTCTGATCGGTGACGACCGACGCGATCTCGTTCGCCTCGGTCGTCGCCTCCTGGATGGAGGACGCCAGTTCCTGGGTCTTCCCGTCGACTTGCCCGACGAGGCGCTCGAACTGGTCGGCCATAGAGTTCAGGTCGTCGACGACCTGCACCAGCCGGTCGTCGATGTGTCCATCCTGCTCGAACGACGCCCGGGACTCC
Encoded proteins:
- a CDS encoding ATPase: MSTRNLYSLGLDAHDRLNNELGGGIPGGSIVLIEGDYGAGKSAMSQRFTHGFCEEDHSVTLVSTELTVRGFIDQMHSLSYDVEEHLLNEDLLFFHADVDTGQSALRTTDMDEDDEGNRKQLLKRLMEAEKMWQADTVIIDTFDAILRNDPQFEALVRQNDERQAALEIISFFRDVVSQGKVIVLTVDPSTVDEEAIGPFRSIADVYLELQMVEVGNDVRRSIAVRRFAGMGEQVGDTIGYSVRSGTGIVIESRSVA
- a CDS encoding flagellar protein G; the encoded protein is MASVSSSTLIIFIASILVAASVAGTMTNGVQRLSDALGDRSVDVSKEIQTDVEIISDAGSPDSIYDDGSNNLTVLLKNTGSNSLGADPDIVEFIVDGQYQTGLTVEVVDGTSWTPGNVARVNATGVDLESGDHRIVVIVHGDEEVLEFRTT
- a CDS encoding fla cluster protein flaF — its product is MGFSVSGSAAILFIAAFVSVGILYSAAYNGYERVQDADAGHGERVLEQRNTEVNVTNTTYNSTDDILTVNVTNEGATSLSVNETDLLVDGEFYSRDSYENWTVDGQSNTTLWLPGETYSIEVNLSAEPSRVKVVTSTGVTATGVV
- a CDS encoding fla cluster protein flaCE, with the translated sequence MKFIHLTPTALILLQFGALAVGMASWLDDDEGSGDSEGDEEFGMDDDFDDEFGSFDDMDDDGGGGGGMQDSSVNELEHRIEELETEVSNVASKANTVRSENEQISESVEDVEENVRKLLEIYEMVTRGVNPFVDDVNPDAMGGGGDAAGQSFGLFDEEEAEETADDDLDSDIADADADDFFEDDALDDGMEDLEDDEEMDEFGKFEDEAELDEETGDMDGFDDFEADEEEGEADDGGSGDGTSFDELKEEYESGDADWAEGEAPDDEGIEADEKPDLGFDDSDLEAEAGAEDDAEEDGFEFGETEADTGPNEASEEAPALGLRTRGEGPHLVDPPKGYLGDVICLEWLDYLLTDFGPKNTVRTLNYYERIGWIGEPVRDQLFDYLEGLTDSDYLYREEFGTTELTMDDHLKSLDYIEELASDDIERAIVDRCEDLHRNGIQR
- a CDS encoding flagella E gives rise to the protein MTLNPREYDPEELRTAAQQGDDENIRELKRRLAEQEQETDESVRSGQLKQLLFMQSSASEDRLERPYLQTMPGKYAAEITLFEWLEFLLERGGVKRSLQALDYYENIGWVGEEASEKLRNHVRGFAGPADEEAHADLGMADHVLSLVFIARLASME
- a CDS encoding chemotaxis protein, which gives rise to MLGALRKLLGRGSERTATDGGTDAGQFSFGEHDKHGAAVRKRYELDTAKLDPSLPPEAADHLDDILEENSPGPGAYVPAYESAGVGASGFVSAHEVSVDAVVDAVFDRLHREGLDEESLNRAEGELRAGMTAVVRDAATGVAEFGDAGIEDEDELNVEDDELLDGIGMPVFMLDVDGEVVAWNNALEELTGCSADEAVGTKGACDAIYADGSRSMTLAEQVLEAPNSAEVEFDVSRADREYVLYEDSGTMVTRAGHEHEIEFSARPIFDRGELIAVVQTVNDRTEDVARANATEDLVTELRSTMQELQDGHLESRASFEQDGHIDDRLVQVVDDLNSMADQFERLVGQVDGKTQELASSIQEATTEANEIASVVTDQNEMLSDAASEMQNFSASMQEVAASSDQVAAAAEQAQTAAESGLDASKGASTATNEVIDISDDLVDSVSELEEKMDEIEDVVEVIAEVADQTNLLALNANIEAARAGEAGSGFEVVADEVKELANETRSHTERIAGSIEEVQQQANETVVAVEESHQQIHRAGDEIDDALTALEEIAEAVDEAATGITEVARANDEQASTVEDVIVTIEEVQDQAEGAADASERIVSATQEQSRAVRELNERVDQLTNTEENTK